The region GACCAGCTATGAGAGGGGTTGCCATTGGAATGACTATATCTTTGGAGTAGTCCTTGTCATCCCCAAGGGTGATATCCAAGACATACAACAGCCCTAACATAAGCAGGATAAGACCACCACCGACCTGGAATGAAAACATTGAAATGCTGAAAAAATTCAGAACCCCCTCACCTACAAACACAAAGATGGTTAGCAAAATGAGAGAAACAAGAGTCGCCCGGTGAGCGCTGCGTTTTGAACGAGCTTCTGAATAATCTTTGGTCAATGTCATAAAAACAGGGAGACCGCCAAAAGGATCCATTATGACCAGCAAGGTTACAAAAGCATGCATAAAAGCATTAAAATCCAGGGTCATTTCTTAGCCTCCCAGGCAGTTCTGATGGCATCTACAGCCAATTTTATCATTAATGTGGGGATCCTGGTTTGCATATAGGCTTCTCCCAGGCGGTGAAGTAAAACAAAGTTCAATTGTGAGTTCGCCACCTTTTTATCCATTCGGGTGGCCTGTTCGATGGCATCTGGATTTAATGCTTCCAGTGAGAGCTCCATGGGGATTTTTACCAACATGGTTGAAAGCTTTTCCCAATCGTTCTTAGAGAGATCTCCGACTTGATTGGAAAGCCATCCAGCGCCGTACATGCCCAGAATGACAGCTTCCCCATGTCGGACGACACCATATCCCAGAGTGGTTTCAATGGCATGTCCCAGGGTATGTCCAAAATTCAGAATGCGTCTTAAATCAGCTTCCTTTTCATCAGCTTCGACCACTTCAGCTTTCAGCTCGCAACTTCGGGCGATGGCTTGAATGAGGATGTCACTGGACTCAGCCGCCAGACATGCATCCATATGATCTACCAGGAAGGCCAGATAACTAGTGTCGCGAATAACACCCATCTTAAACATTTCTGCAAATCCTGAAATTCGATCACGTCGCTCCAGGGAATCCAGCGTTTTCACATCCATAATGACGAGATCAGGTTGATAAAAGCTACCGATGAGGTTTTTACCGCTGCTATGATTGACGCCTGTCTTGCCACCAACAGCAGCATCTACCATAGACAGTAAAGTCGTGGGGATATGAACCAGCTTGACCCCTCGATAGAGGATACTGGCTACAAAGCCCCCCAGATCAGTAACCACACCACCTCCCAGGGTTAGAATGGTGCCAGAACGTTCCATGCCCTGTGAAATCAAAGCGGATATAACCTGCTCCGCCGAAGCCAGGGTTTTGTACTCCTCACCTTCAGGGATCAAGATGGTTCGAGTAACAAATCCAGCCTGATTTAGCGCTTCTCGGATACTGCCTCCATAGAGATCATTCACTGTGGCATTGCTAATAATGCCTATAGGGCCCGAGGCACCAACACTGGAGATGAGTTCTGCGACTTGATCAAGCAGATTCTGGCCCACATGGATCTCATAAGACCCTGTCTCATGGGTGATTTTAAGGATGGATGATTTAGACATGTATGGTTTCTAGCTTCTCCAGAATCTCACTGGCGATAATTTCAGGTGAACGTTTTCCTGTACTGATATGGAGTGATGCTGCTTCGGCATAGCCAACTCGGCGACTATCCAGTATTTCCTGCAATTTTTTAATGGTATCTTTGCACTCATTTAACAGAGGACGATGATCTGAATGTTCCAGTCGAGCAGCAGCCTCTTCAGGAGATACATCCAGCCAGATGGTAAAATGATCTTTTAGATATTCCACGTTTTCTGGTCTGGTAACAATGCCACCACCACAAGGTATGATGGCCTTATTCAAAGCAGCGCTTTCCATGAGTACTTGAGATTCATAGTCACGAAAGCCATCTTCGCCCCGTTCTTCAAAAATGGTGGGGATATCGTTTCCAGCAAATTTTTCAATTTCATGATCAATATCCAGCAATTGCCATTGAAGGACATCAGCCAGAATTTTGCCGATGGTACTCTTGCCCGCCCCCATTAATCCAATCAGGTATATCTTCCCCATTCCTCGAGGGGAAGACATCATTTGACACCTGTTGCTGCAATATGGCGCTTTACTTGTTCTAAGGAATCTCCACCAAATTTTTCTAGAATAGCATCAGTAAGTACCAGTGCCATCATGGCTTCACCAATGACCGAGGCGGCTGGGACAGCACAGGCATCGGTTCTCTCCTTATGAGCCATTCCTGGTTCGCGGGTTTTGATATCTACTGATCGCAAGGGTTTTGCCAGGGTGGGGATGGGTTTCATGGTCACTTGAAGCTGAATCAGCTCACCATTTGACATGCCACCCTCTATGCCCCCGGCATGATTGGTGGCTCTGCAAATATGATTGTCTTCTTTTATGATTTCATCATGAACCTGAGATCCAGTGGCCTCAGCGACATTCAGCCCATCACCTATGCTCACCGATTTCATGGCATTAATGGACATCATGGCAGCTGCCAGACGGGCATCAAGTTTGCGATCCCAATGGGTATAAGATCCCAGACCAGGCGGAAGTCCCGCTGCCAGAACTTCAAAAATACCTCCAATGGAATCACCATTTTTGCGGGTCACATCAATATGCTTGATCATGGCTTCAGCAGCATTTTTATCCATGCATCTTACATCTGAAGCATCGGCAACTGCATTTAATTCAGCGTCCAATTGATCCGGCTTTACCTCTGATTTAATGGGTCCGATCTGAATGACGTGACTGAATATCTCTATACCCAATTCCTTTAAAAACGAACGGCATACTGCACCCAGTGCAACACGCATGGCTGTTTCACGGGCTGAGGAGCGCTCCAGAACATTTCGAATATCGGTAAATCCAAATTTTTGAGTTCCTGCCAGATCAGCATGACCTGGTCGGGGCAGGGTCACCTCAGGAACTGGATTCAATGGTGCTTCATGTGACATTCTGTCCTGTTTCCAGTTTTGCCAATCCCGATTCTGAATCCAGAGGGCGATGGGAGATCCCAGTGTATAACCATGACGCAAACCACTCAGAATCTCGGCATGATCTTTCTCTATGGTCATGCGACCCCCGCGCCCATGACCCATCTGCCGACGAGCCAGATCTGTTGCAATAAGGCTTTCGGAAAGGGGGACGCCTGCAGGA is a window of Candidatus Neomarinimicrobiota bacterium DNA encoding:
- the aroC gene encoding chorismate synthase, producing MLQQLKFLTAGESHGKGLSGILEGFPAGVPLSESLIATDLARRQMGHGRGGRMTIEKDHAEILSGLRHGYTLGSPIALWIQNRDWQNWKQDRMSHEAPLNPVPEVTLPRPGHADLAGTQKFGFTDIRNVLERSSARETAMRVALGAVCRSFLKELGIEIFSHVIQIGPIKSEVKPDQLDAELNAVADASDVRCMDKNAAEAMIKHIDVTRKNGDSIGGIFEVLAAGLPPGLGSYTHWDRKLDARLAAAMMSINAMKSVSIGDGLNVAEATGSQVHDEIIKEDNHICRATNHAGGIEGGMSNGELIQLQVTMKPIPTLAKPLRSVDIKTREPGMAHKERTDACAVPAASVIGEAMMALVLTDAILEKFGGDSLEQVKRHIAATGVK
- a CDS encoding shikimate kinase; translation: MMSSPRGMGKIYLIGLMGAGKSTIGKILADVLQWQLLDIDHEIEKFAGNDIPTIFEERGEDGFRDYESQVLMESAALNKAIIPCGGGIVTRPENVEYLKDHFTIWLDVSPEEAAARLEHSDHRPLLNECKDTIKKLQEILDSRRVGYAEAASLHISTGKRSPEIIASEILEKLETIHV
- the aroB gene encoding 3-dehydroquinate synthase; this translates as MSKSSILKITHETGSYEIHVGQNLLDQVAELISSVGASGPIGIISNATVNDLYGGSIREALNQAGFVTRTILIPEGEEYKTLASAEQVISALISQGMERSGTILTLGGGVVTDLGGFVASILYRGVKLVHIPTTLLSMVDAAVGGKTGVNHSSGKNLIGSFYQPDLVIMDVKTLDSLERRDRISGFAEMFKMGVIRDTSYLAFLVDHMDACLAAESSDILIQAIARSCELKAEVVEADEKEADLRRILNFGHTLGHAIETTLGYGVVRHGEAVILGMYGAGWLSNQVGDLSKNDWEKLSTMLVKIPMELSLEALNPDAIEQATRMDKKVANSQLNFVLLHRLGEAYMQTRIPTLMIKLAVDAIRTAWEAKK
- a CDS encoding MarC family protein, coding for MTLDFNAFMHAFVTLLVIMDPFGGLPVFMTLTKDYSEARSKRSAHRATLVSLILLTIFVFVGEGVLNFFSISMFSFQVGGGLILLMLGLLYVLDITLGDDKDYSKDIVIPMATPLIAGPGAITAIIILVSKYGYWIPLAAMLVNLVIYWLAMYYARHIKNILGEQGLVIMSRVMGLLLVALAIEMIRTAWVELL